One Sesamum indicum cultivar Zhongzhi No. 13 linkage group LG14, S_indicum_v1.0, whole genome shotgun sequence genomic window, ATTGGGTGTTCCTAGTTTCATCTATGAtcaaagattatatatatggtttaCGGCAACTTCTAATCAACTTGCCAGAATGTGAGATGACAGTTGGAAAATGGTGCAACTTGTCACCACAAATCACATCTAAGGGTAGTAACTAGAcacaatatatcaattatatgtgCAGAATTGTTTGCAGCTGGCTCAAACAACCTTGCAGTACAGAGTTAAGGGGTCAAACACTCGTATGTGTTAGCTTCTAAGCTGATTGCTGCGAATTCAAGGTTCTAGTTTGCAGGTTTTCTTACAGATAAAAATCAGTAATTGTccgtctatatatatatataaaggaacCCAGCTGACTATATATGATCAACACTCACAGCAGCCAATTCCGGAACAAGCAATATGTCAATTTTCAATGCCTTGCGCTATAACAGTTAGTTGACCATCATATGGTCGAAACCAGCTCCTGCTTGCATGGCAACTCGAGGCCCTTGCACATTGTGAAGCAATTGTTGTAACCACCTTCTTGTAGTCGGATCCTCCTGAAATACAGcattaaataacaaatactATGTCTCACTCACAGCCTACAAAAATTTACCACCAGATTGTGATACAGAAATTATCCTCATTGCGAAATATCAATGAGCACTTACACGAAGGCAGCTGCTAAAAGTGGCGTCTCTAAGCATGTCAGGCAGACAACTTCGCAGGGCGTCGCAGGCTCTACATAAAACAAGATGGTTGGATTCATTCagtaaaaacaaatatgaatGAAGAACAATCCTCATAGAACGTGAAAAACCTTGGATTATCAGACAACCGAAGGTAGCATCTGATTATGTGCTTTAACAGCCGAGACGAAGGGAGTTCAGCAAGTGCAGCAACCATGTTTCCTAGCACTCTACCTACGGCAAAGAACCGCTCCGCTGTGGTGCATATGTACTCCAAGCCCACATCATCAAGCAAAATCTTCTGCACAATAAATGTTGCCACCTGCCAACAGAAGCTTTCTTCAAAATGATCCActaacaataaaagaaaagctaAAAGAAAACCGGGACAAATGTCTAACAATTAAAACCATATGAATCTTTATCTATAGGTAGACAACAAAGCTCAGTCAAAATGCAGCTGCTTGTCATCACGTCATCCATATCATTAGACTTGCAAGGTCTTCACAGCCTATATAGTTCATTGGAATTAGACTTACATAACAGATAACAGGAATCTACATAATAAGCAGTTAGACATGGCACCACTAGGAAAATAGTTGTCATGGGAGTTGCTATACAAACTCAAGAATTTAGACCCCCCTGGTTATAGTTATCTATACCATCAGTCTGTTAGACAGGGACTTTGAAAGACAAGGAGACATGGAAGTCAGTTCTTAGAGTTGACAGTAATGAAGTTTCCTGGAGCCAAGGATCACACGGGTTCACAGCTATACTCTATTTCATCCTCCATCATGAAAATCACAACACTTACGATAAAAATCCATTAATCCATAACCAACTTatcatacatataaaaattctcATAATTAAGGTACCATAATGTAAAACCTCCATTACAAGGAACTGACTGATGCCTTGAAGCTTGTTCCAACTGTTAGAAATCAACACTAATTACCTCAGAGTTGCATTTATTTTCAGGACCCTTGAGTTGAAACTTAGGCTTTGCACCACCATTTTACTGACACAAGTACAACGTGTGCACAACATTTAGTTAAGTGCAAAAGCAGAGAGCTTCAACATCATAAACAAACCTGAAGAGACCCTCCTCATCTCAAGGGGCTTCCACAAACTCAAAACCAACCACCAGCAAGATAGACATTTGTTTATAGACTTAGAGAGGTGCCACTATTTGCACCTTTACAAGGGGACTAACGAAATCAATAAGCAtgaatcataaaaattgcatGGAAGAAACTCAACTGTCTTGGACAATTCACTTCCCATCTCCATTGTGCGCAAGCACAAGGGAATGATCTCTGTAGATAGAAGGAAACTGATAACTTCAGTGTCATCAACCTGGGAACCAAAATATAAGCCACATGGTTTTGATGTTATCCAGGATgtcaagaagaaaaggaaatagaaaACATGCATGGAACAACAAGCAAGAATATTAACAGAGGAGGATATTAGAGCACTACAATCTGGTCTTACTTACATTCAACCAGAGGTATCAATCAGAAACTATACACAAAAGCGcaaatatcattaattaagGACAGCGTCAACATGAAGTTTTTCTGTGGATTGCATTCAGTTGCTAGAACTCGAAGAAAATACAGATGGACAAGAACTGGATTAATCAATAAGGCAGGCAGAGAGCTAAAAGTCTTAGAATACAGAAAGTTCGTATTGGCGGCAGCTTGGGCAACTCAGAGTTCGCTGCTAAAACTATCTCTTTATATgtccatataaatttataattatttcaatgtGGAGCATAATATTCAAGAACAATCAAGAATGCAGGTGCATATGCAGTTGTAGGCATGAATATGTGTGTGAACATGTGCATGCATAGAGGGAGACAGGAGAGAACAGGTGAACGAGAGATGCCGCAATTTCTTTTGGTCAAACTCAGGCCAAATCATATTACATCTTCCACGAACCAGATCACATTttagaataagaaaatttgttcTTTCTATATTCCTCTTTAATGCAGTATATTCCTCTTTAAAGAGGATAAGAATCAAGCTTGTTATTATGCATGAAACTGgagaatattaatttgtgAACAGGGAGTACCTTGACCAAAGCACCTATGACGCCTAAACTCGTAAGCCTCAAATACTCAAAGGGCCTTGATTTGCTGGTTGTATTAAGGAAAGGATATAAGTACAGGGGAATGTGGGCTGCCACAGGGAAACATTAGATGGTAAAAGTCACATACCAAAAAATGATAACAGATTCTATTTCCTTGATAATACACAAGATAAGATAAGAAGTCATTAAACACTTTGTTTGAAGCTAATAGCTAAAACTAAATCCgctaaaatacaataatatgtAACTGAAAAATCGACAGGCATCTGATTTGGAAAAGTTTCCttagtttgaaattttaatctttAGAAAGATACAGGCAAGAAACTTTACATGTcatgaaaagaagaaattaccATTGAGGAACAACATTCTCGTGTCTGGATGTGAGGCCACACACTGCAATAAATTGAAAACCAAGTTAGTCCAAGATAGAGGGAATGTATTTTCTCCCTGagtgttaatttatttcatttcttccgTTTAACCTAACATCGAACTTTTTGGTCCAAAACCAACAACTTCTGGAGGGGTttacttttgtattttggGGGAAGAGAGGTGAGGCAAAGTGGCGCGCACCCGTACAGGGTAGAGAGCAACTAGAATATGCACAGATTTAAATTAGGACATATGGTAAAGGAAGTACTCATTAGTTCCACTCATAGTTGTTAAAGGTGCATGGCGCAAAGGTCTCTTGGAGCCATGGCACGTGGTGCAGCGCACGCCTTCTTACAGcgtatttgaataaataaatttgatatcttacatcaatattacacaaacaattaaatatgaacactagaaattatattaatcattatgccataaaaaaatatgtaaaacaaCAGTAAGGGATTTTATGTccgttttttgtttttctttcctaTTTTTCTGTTACATTTTCCTACTACTTTAAGGAAATAAGTTTTTctgtttccttttctatttttctactaCTTTCTTTAAAACATACAAGTAAAAGGATTGGGCTTGAGCAAgcttagaaatatatatattccttctttattttgttttctcctttttcttttttttttcttttctcctttcaaatagaaaaaagaaacaagatgGGCGAGCTCTTCACCTCTTCTCTCTCAAAGTTCTAGTTATGATCTGCCAGAGAAGAGAGAGACGAACTCTTCACTCCCAAAACCCTAGCTTTGCCGCCCGCTCGGAACCCTAGTGAAGGCACCCCCCACCCCCGCCTCCAGCCGTCTGACACCCTCCGACGCGGCACTTGAACTCTTGCCCTGGCTTAGTGCTTCTTCACCCCTTCGGCACACCTATGCATAAGGTGTGCCTTTCCATTGCCCTAGCAAAGCCAAGTGCCAATCTTAGTACTAGGTTTGCGCCTCGCACATAAGGTGTGACTTTTTGCACTTTTAATAACTGTGCTTCAATGTTATTAATGGCGAGCCATGGCACAAGGCG contains:
- the LOC105176674 gene encoding cell differentiation protein RCD1 homolog; this translates as MANLPPSLNLKAPPFEAGSSSTIAAAAAAAANKDRRMQSAEHLVLDLCNPDLRENALLELSKKRELFQDLAPLLWNSFGTVAALLQEIVSIYPVLSPPNLTPAQSNRVCNALALLQCVASHPDTRMLFLNAHIPLYLYPFLNTTSKSRPFEYLRLTSLGVIGALVKVDDTEVISFLLSTEIIPLCLRTMEMGSELSKTVATFIVQKILLDDVGLEYICTTAERFFAVGRVLGNMVAALAELPSSRLLKHIIRCYLRLSDNPRACDALRSCLPDMLRDATFSSCLREDPTTRRWLQQLLHNVQGPRVAMQAGAGFDHMMVN